The window TCCCAATGATGTTTGCATAAGGAATCTGCCTCATCTCTTTCTCCTCAGCTTCATTCTTAGGCTTTTGATCCTCACTCAGCTTGTAGTGTTGCCCCAAAGGTACAGAAACCTCTTTCACATTTTCCATTTGAAATTTCTTGATCAATATGGAAATGTAGTTAGCTTGGCTCAACCAAATTTCCTTCTTCTCTCTATTTCTGACTATAGTCATCCCCAAGATCCTCTTTGCAGGTCCTAGATCCTTCATCTCAAAAGCAGTTGCTAGATCTTCCTTAACTTTCTGGATTTCCTTTACACTTGCTCCAGCCAACAGCATATCATCAACGTACAAGAGTAGATAGGCTATTGCAGCTCCACCTACACTCTTGATATAAACACATTCATCATATGAAGATCTTAGAAAACCACTCTTGATCATGTGACTGTTGAACTTCATGTGCCACTGTCTACTTGCTTGCTTGAGTCCATATATGCTCTTTTTCAACAAGCACACTTTATTTTCATCCCCTAACTTCACAAAACCCTTAGGTTGTGTCATGTATATGGTCTCTTTCAAATCGCCATGCAAGAAGGCTGTCTTGACATCTAGTTGATCAAGTTCCCAATCATTCCTCGCAACTATTGCCAAGAGTATCCTGATGGATGTATGCTTCACCACAGGAGAGAACACCTCATCATAATCAATACCATGCTCCTGTGTGAAACCTCTAGCCACTAGCCTGGCCTTAAACCTGAATTTCTCTGTACCAGCAGCTTCCAATTTTCTCTTGAAAATCCACTTACAGCTGACCACTCTTCTACCATCTGGTCTCTGCACCAAGACCCAAGTACCATTTTTCAGCAATGAATCAATCTCCTCAATCATGGCTTGCATCCATTTCTGATGGTCCTTGCTTTCAACTGCTTCCTCATAAGAGCATGGTTCTGAGTATTCAACCTCTTCTGCCACCAATAagcaaaaaaacaagaattcAGCATCAGAATATTTTGTTGAAGGCTTTACTGCTCTTCTAGCTCTGTCTCTGGCTAGCTTCCAGCTTTGAGGGGTGGGAGGCTGAGGTTCCTGACTTGACTCAGATGCACTTATCTCTTCTTTCTGTTGCTGCTAATTTTCTTCTGCCTCCACCTCAAATTCAGATGTCTCCACCTTTTCTTTCTCAGCATCTGATGTTGATCTAAAAGGCATTTCAGTTTCCCAGAAAATAACATCTCTACTAACTATTACCTTTCCCCTCCCAGGCTCAATGCACCACAACCTATATCCCTTCACACCTTGTTGATAACCAATCATGACACATTTTAATGCCCGAGCTTCCAGTTTTCCCTGTTTCACATGCGCAAAAGCTTTACAACCAAAAGTTCTTAGATCATCATAAGTGCCATGCCTGCCAAACCATCTACTGTCTGGTGTATCACCATTTATACTAGAAGAGggacatttatttattaatttcacaGCAGTGGTGGCTGCCTCAGCCCAAAATCTCTTCCCCATTCCAGCTCCAAGCAGCATACATCTGACTCTTTCAAGTATGGTGCGGTTTGCCCTCTCTGCAACCCCATTTTGCTGTGGGTTCAGAGGGACGGTTCTGTGCCTTTTTATTCCCTTAGATTTACAAAACTCATCAAACTCTCTTGACAGGTATTCCAACCCATTGTCTGTTCTAAAACATTTCAGATTAGTGCCCTTTTCTGCCTCAACTTCACAGCACCATTCTTTGAATCTCTTTAATGCCTCTGATTTCTCTTTAAGGATGTATATCCATAATTTCCTCGAGTAATCATCAATGATACTCATGTAGTATCTTCCACCCTCAATGGATTTTTCTTGAGCTGGCCCCCACAAGTCACTGAGGGCATAATCTAGAGGCTTCGTGGATGTGTGAACACCCTTAGGATAAGACAACTTCTTTGCTTTTCCAAGCACACATTCCTCACATTTTAATGCACTGGTTTCATCATCACTATATTGAACCAAACCCTTCTTTACCAGCTCCTTCATTGTTCCAATGGCCGGATGTCCTAGCCTAGCATGCCAGAGATTCACATTATCTGTCACAAGAACTTGGCCAACTCCCTGATCTCCTCTCTGAATAGTTGCTGTCATATAGTATAGACTTCCTTTCCTTTCAGCTCTCATCAGAATTCTTCCTGCCTTGCTGACAAACATCTGTCCAGCCTCAAAAACAAACTTGCATCCTTTTTTCTCAAGTGAGCCCAATGATATCAGATTTCTCTTCACTTCAGGAATGTATCTGACATCATTCAAGATAACAACGCATCCATTATCTACTTTCAGCCTTACAGTACCTATGCCTTTAATTGAGCAGACTTGATTATTGCCAAGAACAACTGATCCAGTTGTcccttttatattttcaaaccAGTCAAGATTTGGACTCATATGGAAGCTACACCCTGAGTCCATTATCCATGAGCTCCCTTCTTTACTATCCATGATATTCAGAGCAACAGATACTATATTCAGAGCAACAGATACTTTACCATCCTCTGCTTCTTCAGCTGAATTCACTGCCTTTGCACCCAGACTTTCTTGCTTTCTCTTCCAAGCAAAACAGTCCTTCTTGAGATGGCCGGGCTTCTTGCACCAGTGGCAAGAACGGGTCTCCTTTTGATCACTTGGCACATTCTTGGAGACTTCATTCACCTTCTTGTATGGCTTCTTTCCCTTGAATTTCTTCACATTCAAGCTTTCAGATACAGAATCCTCGATCCTCATCTCCCCCTTTTGCAATTCCTTCGACCTTAAAGCCGACTGCACTTCTAGGAGTGTCACGGTTTTCTCACGCCCATACAAGATAGCATCGCGCAGCTGATCATAGCTGGAGGGAAGCGCATTCAATAACAGAATTGCTTTATCCTCTTCCCCTATCGACACATCGATGTTTTCAAGATCATCGATGGTCTTGTTGAAATCCTCCAATTGTTCCAAAACCCCTTTTCCCTCCAAGAATTTGTAAGAATACAACCGCTGCTTCATAAGCAGCCTATTCGCAAGCGATTTCGCAAGATATAAATCTTCCAGTTTAGACATAATACCTGCAGCCGTTGTTTCCCTCGCGATCTCCCGCAACACTTTATCGCCAAGGCACAAGACTATTGTGCTGTGAGCTTTCGCCTCTATATCTGCACGCTTCTTGACATTCTTCTCATCGGTGCCCTCAGCCTCCTTGGTTTCCTTCTCCTCTTTCTCCAAGGCGGAAGCCAAGCCCTGCTGAGTGAGCATAGCACGAATCTTCATCCTCCATAACGCGAAGTCGTTCTTGCCGGTGAATTTTTCAGCTTCGAAACGAGATGCCATCTTGGTCGCAGATCCAATTCCAGCCAAAATTAATCGGAAAAAAACTTTCAAAATCGATTCCGGCAGACGGCGCCAATTATTACAATTTGTTGTGTAATCAAGAATGAAATCTGCAGATTAACTGCAAGAATGTAAAACGCAGGCATTGGAGAAATTTTATTGATCTTGAGAGAAGTAAATTGGGGGAAATACGAGCTGAAGCAATACAGACTATTCAGTTTTCACAAACTATTTAAACTCTAAAAGAATTCAACGTTGACTCAATCTAACAGTTGAGATTATAAGATCTCAACTTGTACATATCCTACGGCTACTGAGACTCAAGATCAAATTGGCTTTGATCTAAGCTTCTCCATCCTTCTGTTAGCTATCATGCAGCTGATTCATCAAAACATTACACTCTTAGTACCTCATGTCAAGAATAGTTGGcccacttttttcttaattaatcaattgtaATGGAATCATATCAATAACTTCTCGTAAAAGCCCGAAAGGAAACTTCTGATCATCCACCAATACCAAAGAAACTAGATCCAGGTTGGGATAACattcattttctatatattttttattattttgctaaTGGCGAGAgcatattataaatgataacAATGCTCAAATAACTACTCAAATAGTCTAGTGTTTAATGCTAGTAATAATCACGTCAAAAAATTACTTGGAATCAAGACCAACTCTTCTTTTGCCAATCTTTAGTTTCCTGTTTTACTTTTATCCATGtatagaattaattatatatacacgCGTGTATTCATATAAAACatctcttttatttcaataaggGGTAGCAACCATATGTTGGTCATCATACTTCCTAGGAGGTTTTGAAATAACTTGTTGCAAATATGAAAACCTTTGTCACTAATATTAGCTCTCGGATTTCCAAAACGGTTGAAAATGTAGATAAATCAGTGACTCCAAATAATGCACTTGGATAGATGGAGCGAGGGGCTGAGTATTCTGTTACTCTAGTTggatttttccaaaaaaaaaacaaccgAACCATTTTAATCCAAATATGTTCTGTTTCCAGTACTTTCCAAGTTCTGCTGATCAAGCCAAAAACATTTAAGTAAAAGTCACAAGCATTTCATGTGGTACAAAGAGGATCTTACTAAATCCATTGTGAATGAGGTAGTTGAAGGTGTGATCATCATAGTTGTAGGTTAACTTGTTGTTGGATGAAGAAAGCTTTTGGAGCCACTGATATGCAATGGAGTTGAAGTTCCCACTAAGTGTACTTAGCCACTACTCCGGGCGGTGTTCCATGAGCCACTATCGCGTGGATCAGAATTGCACGGTTGCATCTGCCACTCCCCCATTCTGAACACAATCAGCGGATGATCTTCGTTGCAGGGTTGTTTTCTGGTTTTTCTCTTagggagagagtaataaagaAATGCTGGTTCTTCTCCTGCCAATGCTTCAAAAATAGAGAACATTTCTTGATATCAAAATTGTAGAAATCATTTAAATCTATATGAGGTAATAAAGGAGTGTTAGCTACACTCACTCTGCACTGATGGTAAGTGTTTGTTCAACAATCATTTCCGACGTCCAAAGCTAAACACCTTAGTAGTTACCTGGTCAATTATCAGGTACACAGCACAAAGAGGAGCTCTCATGCAAATTCAACTTAGATTTGTAGTATTTCAGTAGATTCCATATCCAGTACATTTTATGTATTGTAGCATCAGACAATTCAAATCACAGAAAATCAGTAGCAGACTGCTCCTGAAAAACAAGTATAATCAAGAGAAGCTGTCTGAGAATCCACTGCAAAAAAACTACACAATTTTCGCATCTCTTGTTGATAGTGTGAATTCAGAAAGTCGTCAAGTAGACAAAACCACATCCACAATTCCATGTGTATGCTATGGAGTTGCGGAAGGTTGGGGGATAGGAGAATTCATTGATGCCTCACACTGACCAGCTCGATATCAAATATGAGTGTCCCCAAGGTCGAGCCTTCACCATTGGCTAGACGAGTTGGATTGAATATAGTAGTGAATAATCTCTGTCTATCGAAAAACTGCAAATCAGGACTCAACTAAGTATTCATACGAAAAATACAGCAATTTCAAAACTTTTTCAATGAAGTACAGTATGTTTTTCTCGTCCCTCTTTTCTAATTAAACCTCACTTGCGGAAAATTGTTTGTCGTTCCACTAGAAACGATGAGCATCAGATACTACAACAAAAACTTGAACACAGACTGATCAAAGAGAGTACTCACATTAGGTGGGATGGGTTCTTGAGATGTATTCTGATATCCTTGTGATGGAGGGATAACGACGCGGCGAATGCCACCTACTTTCATTGATCTCACAGCTGATTCAATACCAGATATGACCTACATTAGTTCAGATGGTTCGAAGTGAAAGATCTGTGATTACTTCACATTCAAGTTGATGCAAAGATAGAACAGAACAATTACTACAAAAGCCGAGAGGAGGCAAGTCATTACTGTATCTATCTTCAACATACTAAATTTCCCCCCTTTTTGCCTATTAATTTCGCAAAAATTCTCAGTTCTTTCACTATGATTGTTGATTCTTAAGTATCTTTTATTTCGACATGTATGAAAATTACCcccaaataaaataggagatgGAAGACTATTTGTAGTAAATCAAACCTTTCCAGAAGCAAGAACAAATTGAAAAGGAAGGGGATCTCCATTCTCATCTTTATGATCGTAAGTGGAATCGAATCGCCATCCCTGCTTCGCCGCCAGTCTTCCATAGTAATGAATCACGACCTTTTTCCCCAAATCACAACCAACACCAATTCAACCCTTCCAATTCCAAACGAAATTGCGGAGaattgttatttaaataagAGTAGGATACCGTATCGCCGGAGGATGGAGTTTCGCCGGCGTCGTCACCCATCCGGAGGTCTAGGGCCTTGACGCCGCCGGAGTTTGGAAGCTCAAAGAAGTCCGAAATCTCGGGTTTGGACCAACTAGCCATATTTGAAGTGGAGAAGGACAAAAACGTGGTAATTGTAAAGAGTGAGAAAGCCCTTCTTCTTGCTGCAGGTGGCGATTGGGTGGCGTATAATTTGTTTGGCGGAACGTTAGGCGGAGAAAAGCGGATGGCGGCAAAATGGAAACGATAGGATTGAAGCGCCATTGAAATTGATAGTGTGAAGCTCAACCACTGAGAATggatatacatataataagaataacggaaaaatcaaaaacaaaCGACGCCGTCTGTGGGAATCGAACCCACGACCACGTGGTTAAAAGCCACGCGCTCTACCAGCTGAGCTAAGACGGCTTTGcgtaattatttatcaaatatttaaacatatcAATTCATACTATATGTTTCAATTTCACCGTCTGAATTTTAAGGTCAAGTaaggggttttttttttgtggttagtatttaaatatgttATTAATATAGTCtccataattataatttaactaTATTATCAATGAACTACGTATATCAATTAATGAAATTCAAACAATATACTATAACTGAATAACTTGATGTGTGTGAACGATTGACATTTGTAGTACACAAAAAATGTTAGGATAAAGCATCCAACATTTGCAAAATCAAGATTCACACGCCAttacaattctttttttttttcctatatatattcCCAAACACTTTGTTCGTTTTTGGCCTTGAGCTATATTCTTACGCGAACATCTACACATTCTCAATATGTCTACCCCTACTCCTCACCATGTTGGAGCACCATCACTAGAATTGAAGGTTTGTTACAACAcatattcatcttcttctttctacttttaaaCTACAATtaacatctctctctctctccctcttttTCAGcttgatgataaaaaaaagatggaaATCAAACCCAAAGACCTCAGCATCGTCTGGGGCAAAGACAATCGATACTGGAGCGTCCCGGATGATGGGTCAGTATAAACACAACATGATAACAACACATTTTATTGTCATATCGATTGTCATATATTTGATAGATGGATGAGTTATCTATCATACCAAACTGCCGTCGTATATGCATATATTAGtgttgatgaaatttaaagaaactctttgatgaaatttaaCATCTTTTGTTATCATCCCTTCTAGGACCGCGGCAGAGCTGTACCAGGTGTCGTGGCTGGAGGTGACGGGTTGCGTGAGCAAAACCGAACCGGGTAAGGAGTACGAAGTCGGGTTTAAACTATCGTTCACGGCGGATGCATTCGGGTGGAGCGGCTCTCCGGTTTACATTTTGGTGAAGAGAGGGAAAACCGCCAAATTCAAAGGGCATAAGTTCTCCCTCGACACCTCAAAAGAGAGCGAGGAAATCAAGGCCAAGATTGATCCAATCGATAATATAACCACAGATGAAGCTGAAGACGAAAATTCAAAGGTTTATTTTGGTTTGTATGAAGTTTGGCGTGGCAAGTGGAAAGGAGGCCTCAGGATTCATCATGCTTTTATACAAGAActcaattgattattttatcatcatatGTTAATAATACATTAATAAAGGACCATCAAATGATTTATGTATACTTGGAAACTACTtgctaatttaataaaatcttaGTACAATTTCAAATGTTAAATATGTTAAgagtttaattttgaatttcataattGGGATTTGTTGCATCAAGTTATGGTATATGGTTAATTACTTGTAATACCaaattttttagttaataaattattggtaGGACAAAATTATTCCATGATCAGATTATTTTTACAtgatatataatattgaattaataattatttcatcattAAAACTCTGTTTTTGTAGAACAGTGGAGAGATATGGTTTGATCATTACCTCGTGACATAATTGAAagagtatataaaaagaaaagccTAAATGGAATAGATTCAAGAAACcggaaaatgaaagaagaatatATTCAGTGAAAGGGTAGGAATTCTATAAAATGGAATCCCACTTTATTCTAGAAGTGAACAAATTATATAGAAggagaaatagaaaaagataagCACctctttataattatttgtccaaaataaatggaataaaattttggatgCAAAATAGGAAGGCGTCCAAAATTTTGGACGCAAAATAAGATCATCTATTACAAATTCATATCCAAATCGTGCTCAATTTTAGCCACAAAATGACATTGCTTGATAAAAAGTAGGTATGCCCGTATATATACCATTATTGAACATACattcatgaaattttaaatttgattttcaatcTTTCCGTTTTCCGaacattataatttaattattacgTATATTGTGTTAGAATAGAAATAAATGTAGATCCTGAATATTGAATCGAATAAgcctatattttttaaaatcaattcttATGTCATGTCTAATTTAGtaacttaataattttagaattattagaaatttatatcatgaattttagaatttatatgtagtcatttttataatttataaattttagaattatttggtaataaaattgttagaattatttactagtaataaaattaagtaattcaaattcatcattttagatgaatgaattcaaaaatctagtattttgtcaatttttaagcaaactcaaacaaaaataatcttttatGTTATTAGtgtttgaatattaaataaaattcttcATTCTTAAAAGGAAAGTcaattcaaatccttttaGTTTATGCGATTTTTTCAAAAGTAGATAGCATTATcttattactaaaatattgtaacttgattataaaatttatttcggTTTATTTCTGTTCATGAAATTTATCCgtaaattattaaatcatgaatCATGTGAGTCTAAATTAGGACTTAATTACTATCCCCATAAATCAGTACAtctttataataatactataaataattgacacgaataaaatatttgtttatatgAAAAGTGAAAACCTTAATTCGTTGttcaatttattcatatataagATTTTCATCCGAAAATTACGAAATCATAAAtcatggacttaattaattttcccaaaaattagTTCGTTTCTTTACAATAGTAGTGATTTGACAGGTACTATAAATCTTTGTATACAAGGTCTTTAATTCAtcttccttattttaaaatttttaactgCTATATAAACGAAACTTttacatttactttttcacGTACATTTATCCATGTCTCCTAAAATCACCTATGCCTAGCACAATTACTATCATACATTCCTAAATACTCAATGAGACGAAGCTCTCATCAGAGTCGTTGTCCCAATCAAAATGTAGTTTAGAGACTCTGTATTTGAGTGAAATAGAAGAACCAACAAATTGAGAAAAAGAGGTCCATAATCTATTAATTTCTTCATGAACCTCTTTTCTCAAGTGTCAGTCTCTTCTCTTTCGCTAACATACGGTGTCTCTAAGTTATCTTTCGATGGGGACAACCATTCTAACGAAAGTCTTCGTCTCATTGAGTGTTTTTGGGACAGTGGGTAGTAGTCGTGCTAGATATAGATGATTTAGAAAACATGAAAGCGTAGATGTATACATCActttttataaacaaaagcTTGTGTATATTATGTACTACTCATTGTATGTTAATGATACAAGATTAGGCTATCTTATTAAGTTCATATCTGTATTCAATTTACTGTATTGTATGTAAATGCTTCAAGATTTGGCATTTGTATCTTATTGAGTTCATATCTATACTCAATATATTCGGAGCCACTTTATTTGAGATGTATTAACAAGAACATGATTGTACACAATTACATAAAGAAAGCAGTAAACAATGAGGAGGTTATGTTTTTTTCTCACAAAAAAAGGCCTATAATTACAACATTCACGATTGCTATATGGCTGACAAAATAGGGAAGTGCTAATGAGAAAACACGCTTCTAGTTTGATTTAGGCGAATCAGACAACTTTCTTTTCTTACATTCTGCTTCACCTAACTGCAAACAAACAGAAATTTCCTGTGCACTCTCACTATCCCTCTCCCCTTGGTTTGCTGGAGATTCGCCCAAAAACCTCGCGATGAACTGATGCTCCACCACCGGAGCTGCCTCAAGACGGCTTTCAATGTGAAACTCATCGTTCCTAAACAAGGGCGGTGAATCATCATCGCTAGAAGCCTGAGGAATGCTTAGCGCATGAATGTCGTAGTTGTCCTCCGACTTATTCTTAGCCGCGGCCCACTCTATCGGCCAAGAAGTCGAGTCTCGTGCACCCGATGCACTCCTCTGCTCTTGCAGAGCATCTTGAAGGCCTTGTGCACAAGTGATGAGATCAAGTTCAAGGAGATCAAGGAGACGCCCTAAATCAACTCCGCTGGTCCAATTCTCCGGAGGCTGGCCTACTTTCAACTTCAAACGGCCCCGGTTAGATGTCCCACCCCAAATGATTCCAACGGGGCAGGGCTTTTCGCCATTTGTGCCGGTTAATAGTATGAGGCTGCCACTGTCACCTTCAAGATCAAAGGTGTGCTGATTTTCTCCAACAACAAGAATATCAGTGAAGAAACACATCCCTTTTTCATCATTGTATTCTAGAGAATAGGCCATTATAGTACCACTTGTCAGACCAGAACTCCTCCCAACTTTCACAACTTGCCTCCCAACGAGGCTCTCCACGCGACACTGCAGGTCGATTTTGTTCACTTTGCCTATCTCACCTATGCCTTTCACGAGAGTGGTGGCGTTTCTCATATTGAAGTCTTCTGCGAATGGGATGAAGGCGCCATCAGCATGTACAAATGTCTCTACATGATGCCATACGTTACAGTTTATATCAGAAACTACAAATGGAGGGAAACCAAAGGAGTGGTTTTGCTTATATAACCTGGATTTGTTCCTGCAAAAGTGCCATACCAACGATCATCACTGATGAAGGAAGTAGCTCTCTCGACTGCACCTAGATAGACACCCGGTCCGAGGCTTGGTGGCAACGGATGGAACATTTTTTGACTCGGGAAATCAAGATCTACAGCTACATGCCTATTTGTGAGGAAACCAACCTGCCTATTTCCTGTTCTGCTTCTAACAATTGCACCTAATGTTCCAAAGGTTTCTTGGCTAGCAACCTACAAACGCAACGGGGATTGAACCATACGACACAAG is drawn from Salvia hispanica cultivar TCC Black 2014 chromosome 6, UniMelb_Shisp_WGS_1.0, whole genome shotgun sequence and contains these coding sequences:
- the LOC125195761 gene encoding protein NARROW LEAF 1-like; amino-acid sequence: MDSSAHNSGSSELGLDLEREYDINLNLPGSSPPPLQSFAAGGSESNAAYFSWPACRIGDAAEDRAHYFGNLQKGVLPEIHGGRPTGLQATTLLELMTIRAFHSKLLRRFTLGTAIGLRIRRGSLTNIPAILIFVGRKVHRQWLNPAECLPTALEGPGGVWCEVDVVEFSYYGAPAATLKEQFYTELVDGFGGSDPCIGSGSQVASQETFGTLGAIVRSRTGNRQVGFLTNRHVAVDLDFPSQKMFHPLPPSLGPGVYLGAVERATSFISDDRWYGTFAGTNPETFVHADGAFIPFAEDFNMRNATTLVKGIGEIGKVNKIDLQCRVESLVGRQVVKVGRSSGLTSGTIMAYSLEYNDEKGMCFFTDILVVGENQHTFDLEGDSGSLILLTGTNGEKPCPVGIIWGGTSNRGRLKLKVGQPPENWTSGVDLGRLLDLLELDLITCAQGLQDALQEQRSASGARDSTSWPIEWAAAKNKSEDNYDIHALSIPQASSDDDSPPLFRNDEFHIESRLEAAPVVEHQFIARFLGESPANQGERDSESAQEISVCLQLGEAECKKRKLSDSPKSN
- the LOC125195763 gene encoding peptidyl-prolyl cis-trans isomerase FKBP17-1, chloroplastic isoform X2, whose amino-acid sequence is MALQSYRFHFAAIRFSPPNVPPNKLYATQSPPAARRRAFSLFTITTFLSFSTSNMASWSKPEISDFFELPNSGGVKALDLRMGDDAGETPSSGDTVVIHYYGRLAAKQGWRFDSTYDHKDENGDPLPFQFVLASGKVISGIESAVRSMKVGGIRRVVIPPSQGYQNTSQEPIPPNFFDRQRLFTTIFNPTRLANGEGSTLGTLIFDIELEQSATDFL
- the LOC125195765 gene encoding protein PHLOEM PROTEIN 2-LIKE A9-like — translated: MSTPTPHHVGAPSLELKLDDKKKMEIKPKDLSIVWGKDNRYWSVPDDGTAAELYQVSWLEVTGCVSKTEPGKEYEVGFKLSFTADAFGWSGSPVYILVKRGKTAKFKGHKFSLDTSKESEEIKAKIDPIDNITTDEAEDENSKVYFGLYEVWRGKWKGGLRIHHAFIQELN
- the LOC125195763 gene encoding peptidyl-prolyl cis-trans isomerase FKBP17-1, chloroplastic isoform X1; the protein is MALQSYRFHFAAIRFSPPNVPPNKLYATQSPPAARRRAFSLFTITTFLSFSTSNMASWSKPEISDFFELPNSGGVKALDLRMGDDAGETPSSGDTVVIHYYGRLAAKQGWRFDSTYDHKDENGDPLPFQFVLASGKVISGIESAVRSMKVGGIRRVVIPPSQGYQNTSQEPIPPNFFDRQRLFTTIFNPTRLANGEGSTLGTLIFDIELVTTKVFSFGRRK